Proteins from a genomic interval of Brachybacterium vulturis:
- the mshC gene encoding cysteine--1-D-myo-inosityl 2-amino-2-deoxy-alpha-D-glucopyranoside ligase, whose translation MHSWTSPALDPLPASGVPLRLFDTRAGRVVPILPLTPGTARLYVCGITPYDSTHLGHAATYHAADLMRRALHDTGYQVETAQNITDVDDPLLERADRDGVDWRELAASQVELFTKDMESLRIIAPETYRSVSEAMEQIIAVVRTLHERGRAYPVEANDAAGPDWYLDLSVDGALGDVSGWSEEQMLEVFAERGGDPDRAGKRGRFDPLLWRAEREGEPAWDAAELGRGRPGWHVECVCIAEEAIGLPFDIQAGGSDLIFPHHDLSAAHSVALGRPFAAAYAHSGMVAHQGEKMSKSLGNLVFVHRLVRDGVDPMAIRLVLMAHHYRSDWEWSEQELEQATVRLERYRDAARRGERCPATVEEMRAALRDDLDTARALEALDAWAEGRPVPRADDAAPGPDDVPAALDALFGITLES comes from the coding sequence GTGCATTCCTGGACCTCCCCCGCTCTTGATCCCCTCCCCGCCTCCGGTGTGCCGCTGAGGCTGTTCGATACCCGTGCCGGGAGGGTCGTGCCGATCCTCCCGCTCACCCCGGGGACCGCCCGGCTGTACGTCTGCGGCATCACGCCGTACGACTCCACCCACCTGGGCCACGCGGCGACCTACCACGCCGCCGACCTGATGCGACGGGCGCTGCACGACACCGGGTACCAGGTCGAGACGGCACAGAACATCACCGACGTCGACGACCCGCTGCTCGAGCGCGCCGACCGCGACGGGGTGGACTGGCGCGAGCTCGCCGCTTCCCAGGTGGAGCTGTTCACGAAGGACATGGAGTCGCTGCGGATCATCGCTCCGGAGACCTACCGGTCCGTGAGCGAGGCGATGGAGCAGATCATCGCCGTGGTCCGCACCCTGCACGAGCGGGGCCGCGCCTACCCGGTGGAGGCGAACGACGCCGCCGGCCCCGACTGGTACCTCGACCTCTCCGTCGACGGAGCCCTGGGGGACGTCTCCGGCTGGTCCGAGGAGCAGATGCTCGAGGTCTTCGCCGAGCGCGGCGGCGACCCGGACCGCGCCGGCAAGCGCGGCCGCTTCGATCCGCTGCTGTGGCGGGCCGAGCGCGAGGGCGAGCCCGCCTGGGACGCCGCAGAGCTCGGCCGCGGCCGGCCCGGATGGCACGTGGAGTGCGTGTGCATCGCGGAGGAGGCGATCGGCCTGCCCTTCGACATCCAGGCCGGCGGCAGCGATCTGATCTTCCCCCACCACGACCTCAGCGCCGCCCACTCCGTGGCGCTGGGACGCCCCTTCGCCGCCGCCTACGCGCACAGCGGCATGGTCGCCCACCAGGGCGAGAAGATGAGCAAGTCACTGGGCAACCTGGTGTTCGTGCACCGCCTGGTGCGCGACGGCGTGGATCCGATGGCGATCCGCCTGGTGCTGATGGCGCACCACTACCGCAGCGACTGGGAGTGGTCCGAGCAGGAGCTCGAGCAGGCGACCGTCCGGCTGGAGCGCTACCGCGACGCCGCCCGCCGCGGCGAGCGCTGCCCGGCGACGGTCGAGGAGATGCGGGCCGCCCTGCGCGACGACCTCGACACCGCTCGCGCGCTCGAGGCGCTGGACGCCTGGGCCGAGGGCAGGCCCGTCCCCCGCGCGGACGATGCGGCCCCCGGGCCCGACGATGTCCCCGCCGCGCTCGACGCGCTGTTCGGGATCACGCTCGAGAGCTGA
- a CDS encoding DUF5703 family protein: MIRPRTPLVAGVQHVADPRQWRDLPVERGRRAEDYEFRILTVPSGTSIGQVRAELAEQAEYGRWEHARTRLYVGGGRKVWMRRRIIRVSSTL; encoded by the coding sequence TTGATCCGACCCCGCACACCCCTCGTCGCCGGCGTCCAGCACGTCGCTGATCCTCGCCAGTGGCGTGATCTCCCCGTCGAGCGGGGACGGCGCGCCGAGGACTACGAGTTCCGGATCCTGACCGTGCCGAGCGGCACCTCCATCGGGCAGGTGCGGGCGGAGCTGGCCGAGCAGGCGGAGTACGGACGCTGGGAGCATGCCCGCACGCGCCTGTACGTGGGCGGGGGCCGGAAGGTCTGGATGCGGCGGCGCATCATCCGCGTCAGCTCCACGCTGTAG
- a CDS encoding tRNA (adenine-N1)-methyltransferase: MTDQPQPAAHDGAPGPAPRAPRRGLDRTGPFALGDKVQLADAKNRLHTITLRPGGEFHSHRGVLRHDQLIGAEDGVVVENSHGIVYQALRPLYADYMLAMPRGAAIIYPKDSAQILMWGDIFPGARVLEAGVGSGGLTTALLRAVGPEGSVHSIERREDFAEVARENVETFFGGEHPAWELSVGDFQDLAPALSPEEPAVDRVVLDMLAPWECVDSAAEVLVSGGVFLAYVATVTQLSRTAEALRAHGEFTEPFAWESFVRPWHLEGLAVRPEHRMNAHTGFLLTARRTAHGTQALRRTTRPAPGSRLEEELSHPDNEGFGGSEGEWSTQDVGERGVAPRKLKRALRDIRQGRDR, encoded by the coding sequence ATGACTGATCAGCCGCAGCCCGCCGCCCACGACGGGGCACCGGGTCCCGCGCCCCGCGCGCCCCGACGCGGTCTGGATCGCACCGGACCCTTCGCCCTCGGCGACAAGGTCCAGCTCGCCGACGCCAAGAACCGACTGCACACCATCACCCTCAGGCCCGGCGGCGAGTTCCACTCGCACCGCGGGGTGCTGCGCCACGACCAGCTCATCGGCGCCGAGGACGGGGTCGTGGTCGAGAACTCCCACGGCATCGTGTACCAGGCGCTGCGGCCCCTCTACGCCGACTACATGCTGGCGATGCCCCGCGGTGCCGCGATCATCTACCCCAAGGACTCCGCCCAGATCCTGATGTGGGGGGACATCTTCCCCGGGGCCCGGGTGCTCGAGGCCGGCGTCGGCTCCGGAGGCCTGACCACTGCGCTGCTGCGTGCCGTCGGCCCCGAGGGGTCGGTGCACTCGATCGAACGGCGCGAGGACTTCGCCGAGGTGGCCCGGGAGAACGTCGAGACCTTCTTCGGCGGCGAGCACCCCGCCTGGGAGCTGTCCGTCGGTGATTTCCAGGATCTCGCCCCCGCGCTCTCGCCCGAGGAACCCGCGGTGGACCGTGTGGTGCTGGACATGCTCGCCCCCTGGGAGTGCGTGGACTCCGCCGCGGAGGTCCTGGTCTCCGGCGGCGTGTTCCTGGCATACGTCGCGACCGTCACCCAGCTCTCGCGGACCGCCGAGGCGCTGCGCGCCCACGGCGAGTTCACCGAGCCCTTTGCCTGGGAGTCCTTCGTGCGCCCCTGGCACCTGGAGGGGCTCGCCGTGCGCCCCGAGCACCGCATGAACGCCCACACCGGCTTCCTGCTCACCGCCCGTCGCACCGCCCACGGCACTCAGGCGCTGCGCCGCACCACCCGCCCGGCGCCCGGCTCCCGCCTCGAGGAGGAGCTGAGCCATCCCGACAACGAGGGCTTCGGCGGCTCCGAGGGCGAATGGAGCACGCAGGACGTGGGCGAGCGGGGCGTCGCCCCGCGCAAGCTCAAGCGCGCACTGCGCGACATCCGACAGGGACGCGACCGCTGA
- a CDS encoding M50 family metallopeptidase, with the protein MTSPTVRLGPLPPVRVSPGTLLTVLLFAVIMYPSLSRGGIAPTTAVLLAIGIGLFMIVSVLVHEAAHALVARAFGASVDHIALTLWGGHTQYRSRQMPALGSLLVSLSGPAANLLLAGLCFAAVQQADPGSSPDVFFSVSSWLNLVLAVFNLLPGLPMDGGRALETLLGAVLRSPELGTRITAWLGRGIAVAVVAYPLWRIVRAGGAGGFSLLTLVWALLIAGMLWQGATQALTGAALQGRIRSLDAASLATPVRIIPHQASLSDLDPSADLSSVLILDRTATGPGTVGRASRIDPAAAAAVPLAQRAATPVLAVAGAIGEIGALPATLRGDDLIGAMLAHPAPAYLVLAEDGTARGVILSADVNALLRGR; encoded by the coding sequence ATGACCAGCCCCACGGTGCGCCTCGGGCCGCTGCCCCCGGTGCGGGTCAGCCCCGGCACCCTGCTCACCGTGCTGCTCTTCGCGGTCATCATGTACCCCTCGCTCTCCCGCGGTGGCATCGCACCGACCACGGCGGTGCTGCTGGCGATCGGCATCGGGCTGTTCATGATCGTCTCGGTCCTCGTGCACGAGGCCGCCCATGCCCTGGTCGCCCGCGCCTTCGGTGCCAGCGTCGATCACATCGCCCTGACCCTGTGGGGCGGGCACACGCAGTACCGCTCCCGGCAGATGCCGGCGCTCGGCTCCCTGCTGGTCTCGCTGTCCGGTCCGGCCGCGAACCTGCTGCTGGCCGGGCTGTGCTTCGCCGCCGTGCAGCAGGCCGATCCCGGCAGCTCCCCGGACGTGTTCTTCTCGGTGAGCTCCTGGCTGAACCTGGTGCTCGCGGTGTTCAACCTGCTGCCCGGGCTGCCCATGGACGGCGGCCGCGCCCTCGAGACGCTGCTCGGAGCGGTCCTGAGGAGCCCTGAGCTCGGCACCCGGATCACGGCCTGGCTCGGACGCGGGATCGCCGTCGCGGTGGTCGCCTATCCGCTGTGGCGGATCGTGCGCGCCGGCGGTGCCGGCGGTTTCTCCCTGCTGACCCTGGTCTGGGCGCTGCTGATCGCCGGCATGCTCTGGCAGGGCGCCACGCAGGCGCTGACCGGAGCCGCGCTGCAGGGCCGCATCCGCTCCCTGGACGCCGCCTCCCTCGCCACGCCCGTGCGGATCATCCCGCACCAGGCGTCGCTGTCGGACCTCGACCCCTCCGCCGATCTCTCCTCGGTGCTGATCCTGGACCGCACCGCCACGGGACCGGGCACCGTCGGCCGGGCCTCCCGGATCGACCCGGCCGCGGCCGCCGCCGTCCCCCTCGCACAGCGCGCGGCGACCCCGGTCCTCGCAGTCGCCGGGGCGATCGGCGAGATCGGGGCGCTGCCCGCCACGCTGCGCGGCGATGACCTGATCGGCGCGATGCTCGCGCATCCCGCCCCCGCCTACCTGGTCCTGGCAGAGGACGGCACCGCCCGCGGTGTGATCCTGAGCGCGGACGTCAACGCACTCCTGCGCGGACGGTGA
- a CDS encoding undecaprenyl-diphosphate phosphatase, protein MSFIEAVILGLVQGLSEFLPISSSAHVRVVGELLDPGQDPGAAFTAIIQLGTETAVLIYFWNDISRIIGKWFRALAGKVPHSDPDVRMGWLVILGSIPIGVLGLLFEDQIDYSLRNLYITSAMLILFGLLLGLADRIAPQRKELTQLTVRDGILFGLAQALALIPGVSRSGGTITAGLLMGFKREAAARYAFLLAVPAVFASGLYKAAKEVPALLTSDGRAAAAAAGEPSLMAIVVATVVAFGVGYAVIVWFMRIITNHSYLMFVVYRVIAGLLLLGLLWFGVIDPLGGA, encoded by the coding sequence ATGTCGTTCATCGAGGCGGTCATCCTGGGGCTGGTCCAGGGATTGTCCGAGTTCCTGCCGATCTCCTCGAGCGCCCACGTGCGCGTGGTCGGCGAGCTGCTGGATCCCGGGCAGGACCCCGGCGCGGCGTTCACCGCGATCATCCAGCTCGGCACCGAGACGGCGGTGCTGATCTATTTCTGGAACGACATCAGCCGCATCATCGGCAAGTGGTTCCGGGCCCTGGCGGGCAAGGTCCCGCACTCCGATCCGGACGTGCGGATGGGCTGGCTGGTGATCCTCGGCTCCATCCCGATCGGTGTGCTGGGGCTGCTGTTCGAGGACCAGATCGACTACAGCCTGCGGAACCTCTACATCACCTCCGCGATGCTGATCCTCTTCGGCCTGCTGCTGGGGCTCGCCGACCGGATCGCCCCGCAGCGCAAGGAGCTCACCCAGCTCACCGTGCGCGACGGCATCCTCTTCGGCCTCGCACAGGCGCTGGCGCTGATCCCCGGGGTCTCCCGCTCCGGCGGCACCATCACCGCAGGGCTCCTGATGGGCTTTAAGCGCGAGGCCGCCGCCCGCTACGCCTTCCTGCTCGCCGTCCCGGCGGTGTTCGCCTCCGGCCTGTACAAGGCGGCCAAGGAGGTGCCGGCGCTGCTGACCTCCGACGGCAGGGCTGCGGCCGCCGCTGCGGGCGAGCCCTCCCTGATGGCGATCGTGGTGGCGACCGTGGTGGCCTTCGGCGTGGGCTACGCCGTGATCGTCTGGTTCATGCGGATCATCACGAATCACTCCTACCTGATGTTCGTGGTCTACCGCGTCATCGCGGGACTGCTGCTGCTGGGCCTGCTCTGGTTCGGTGTGATCGACCCGCTGGGCGGAGCCTGA
- a CDS encoding DNA primase — MNSDPRSALAALIAAFERHYEAAAASRGDDDPALDAATEQLATAFDAYDDALFDAYEIATPLIVFDDDDDDDDDDFDDLDDFEDDEDDEGEYDDEDDSGR, encoded by the coding sequence ATGAACTCGGATCCTCGCTCCGCTCTTGCTGCGCTGATCGCTGCCTTCGAACGTCACTACGAGGCGGCCGCCGCCTCGCGCGGTGATGACGATCCCGCTCTCGATGCGGCCACGGAGCAGCTCGCCACGGCCTTCGACGCCTACGACGACGCCCTCTTCGACGCCTACGAGATCGCCACGCCGCTGATCGTCTTCGACGATGACGACGATGACGACGATGACGACTTCGACGACCTCGACGACTTCGAGGACGACGAGGACGACGAGGGCGAGTACGACGACGAGGACGACTCCGGCCGCTGA
- a CDS encoding PAC2 family protein, whose translation MSRIAITAFSGWNDAGEAATGVIEHLHEVWPTRPAGAVDAEEFIDFQVNRPEIHTTEDGLRVVDWPDTRVHLVTPPRGPEIVTVMGPEPSLRWKRFCDEVLEQLQALDVSSVIALGALLADSPHSRPLPVSAHVEPVPAEPVKGSELYTGPIGVPTILARRTASAGLRTTSIWVQVPHYVSQNFSPKAVLGLMREVQDLVSAPIPLDELIEDAEAWERGVDELARTDEDVAEYVARLERAQDAAGLPEASGDAIAREFEQFLRRRRESE comes from the coding sequence ATGAGTCGAATCGCCATCACGGCTTTCAGCGGATGGAACGATGCCGGCGAGGCAGCCACCGGGGTGATCGAGCATCTGCACGAGGTCTGGCCCACCCGGCCGGCGGGCGCGGTCGATGCTGAGGAGTTCATCGATTTCCAGGTCAACCGTCCCGAGATCCACACCACCGAGGACGGTCTGCGGGTCGTCGACTGGCCGGACACCCGTGTGCACCTGGTGACCCCGCCGCGCGGGCCCGAGATCGTCACCGTGATGGGTCCTGAGCCCTCGTTGCGCTGGAAGCGCTTCTGCGATGAGGTGCTCGAGCAGCTGCAGGCGCTGGATGTCAGCTCCGTGATCGCGCTCGGGGCCCTGCTCGCCGACTCGCCCCACTCCCGGCCGCTGCCCGTCTCCGCCCATGTGGAGCCGGTGCCCGCCGAGCCCGTGAAGGGGTCCGAGCTGTACACCGGTCCGATCGGGGTGCCCACGATCCTGGCCCGGCGCACGGCCAGCGCCGGGCTGCGCACCACCAGCATCTGGGTGCAGGTCCCCCATTACGTCTCGCAGAACTTCTCGCCGAAGGCGGTGCTGGGACTGATGCGGGAGGTGCAGGACCTCGTCAGCGCGCCCATCCCGCTCGACGAGCTGATCGAGGACGCGGAGGCCTGGGAGCGCGGGGTCGACGAGCTGGCGCGCACCGACGAGGACGTGGCCGAGTACGTCGCCCGTCTGGAGCGTGCCCAGGACGCCGCCGGGCTGCCGGAGGCCAGCGGCGACGCGATCGCCAGGGAGTTCGAGCAGTTCCTGCGTCGGCGCCGCGAGTCCGAATGA
- the arc gene encoding proteasome ATPase gives MKTYAEMTTELEQLADHNDRLIAGLRSARAQIVELKNDLERVGDPPNSYATFLRRCEGTTIDVLHHGRRLRVATSASLDLEALTPGAELRLNEALAAVEAVAPSDAGNVVPVVEELADSRLLVAVAPDDTRVLRRAGTLTDEQLHPGDHVLVDLKSQLVLERIDRAEITDLVLEQVPEVSFDQIGGLGEQIEAIRDAVELPFLQQDLYRTYGLRPPQGVLLYGPPGCGKTMIAKAVAHELVLRSAEVRGVSVAEALENSAFLNVKGPELLNKYVGETERSIRLVFERAREKAAADHPVVIFFDEMEALFRTRGTGMSSDVETTIVPQLLAEIDGVEGLDNVIVIGASNREDMIDPAILRPGRLDVKIRVRRPNQRAGRDILSLYLDETVPVREDREQLLDLAAREIYDEGPASAFVRVEYSDGGQDTLHFRDFVSGATLRNIVDRAKKRAVKDQLATGDVGVGSQHLHDAITAEFVENEDMPSAAHPEDWARVTGLPGGGRRRVEAIVPLQGRTYSSTEEEGTA, from the coding sequence ATGAAGACCTACGCCGAGATGACCACCGAGCTCGAGCAGCTCGCGGACCACAACGACCGCCTGATCGCGGGTCTGCGCTCCGCCCGGGCGCAGATCGTCGAGCTCAAGAACGACCTCGAACGGGTCGGCGACCCGCCGAACTCCTACGCCACCTTCCTGCGCCGCTGCGAGGGCACCACCATCGACGTGCTCCACCACGGCCGCCGACTGCGGGTGGCGACCTCCGCCTCCCTGGACCTGGAGGCGCTGACCCCGGGTGCCGAGCTGCGGCTGAACGAGGCCCTGGCCGCGGTGGAGGCGGTCGCCCCGAGCGACGCCGGCAACGTGGTGCCCGTGGTCGAGGAGCTGGCCGACTCCCGGCTGCTGGTGGCCGTGGCCCCCGACGACACCCGCGTGCTGCGCCGTGCCGGCACCCTCACCGACGAGCAGCTCCACCCCGGCGACCACGTGCTGGTGGACCTCAAGTCCCAGCTGGTGCTGGAGCGGATCGACCGCGCCGAGATCACCGACCTCGTCCTCGAACAGGTCCCGGAGGTCTCCTTCGACCAGATCGGCGGGCTGGGCGAGCAGATCGAGGCGATCCGCGATGCCGTCGAGCTGCCCTTCCTGCAGCAGGACCTCTACCGCACCTACGGCCTGCGCCCGCCGCAGGGCGTGCTGCTGTACGGCCCGCCCGGCTGCGGCAAGACGATGATCGCCAAGGCGGTCGCCCATGAGCTCGTGCTGCGCAGCGCCGAGGTGCGCGGGGTGAGCGTCGCCGAGGCGCTGGAGAACTCCGCCTTCCTCAACGTCAAGGGCCCCGAGCTGCTGAACAAGTACGTGGGCGAGACCGAGCGGTCGATCCGCCTGGTGTTCGAGCGCGCCCGGGAGAAGGCGGCGGCCGACCACCCGGTGGTGATCTTCTTCGACGAGATGGAGGCGCTGTTCCGCACCCGCGGCACCGGCATGTCCAGCGACGTCGAGACCACGATCGTGCCCCAGCTGCTGGCCGAGATCGACGGTGTCGAGGGCCTGGACAACGTCATCGTCATCGGCGCCTCCAACCGCGAGGACATGATCGACCCGGCGATCCTGCGACCGGGTCGGCTCGACGTGAAGATCCGGGTGCGTCGCCCCAACCAGCGCGCCGGCCGCGACATCCTCTCCCTCTACCTGGACGAGACCGTACCGGTGCGCGAGGACCGTGAGCAGCTGCTGGATCTCGCCGCCCGCGAGATCTACGACGAGGGCCCGGCCTCCGCGTTCGTGCGGGTCGAGTACTCCGACGGCGGGCAGGACACCCTCCACTTCCGCGACTTCGTCTCCGGTGCCACCCTGCGCAACATCGTGGACCGGGCGAAGAAGAGGGCGGTGAAGGACCAGCTGGCCACCGGCGACGTCGGTGTCGGCTCCCAGCACCTGCACGACGCGATCACCGCCGAGTTCGTCGAGAACGAGGACATGCCCTCGGCCGCGCACCCCGAGGACTGGGCCCGGGTGACCGGTCTGCCCGGCGGCGGGAGGCGCCGCGTCGAGGCGATCGTCCCGCTGCAGGGACGCACCTACAGCTCCACCGAGGAGGAGGGCACGGCATGA